Proteins encoded within one genomic window of Gloeobacter kilaueensis JS1:
- a CDS encoding heavy metal translocating P-type ATPase has protein sequence MTTQTAISSGRLLLNADVLAALGCAALVLGGWLALQAGLIVPALAVLFAAYLVGGQGPAREGLETLLHERELDVDLLMIVAALGAAGLGLWQGEYHFILDGAILILIFAVSGALESYAMERTGRDIKSLMRLAPDQATVQRGGELARVAVADLAIGDRVLIRPGELVPTDARIVEGTSALNQAAITGESLPVDKGPGEVIYAGTLNGNGTLIAQVDQPPQSSLLQRVIRLVEQAQSEEPPSQRSIERFERLYARAVIAVALVLVLVPPVAGLWDWQTAIYRALIFLVVASPCALMAATMPALLSAIANGARNGVLFKNAAQVETLGRVRAVAFDKTGTLTVGQPQVTGIFAAAGETEQTVLRLAAALEAGSEHPIGKAIVDSATERAIAFPQASAVQARTGLGIAGQLPDGTAIRVGRLGFVLPDRPVEEALKAWSDEREAQGQTVIWVAADARLTGAVAVADRVRPEAKGAVEQLRRLGIEHIVMLSGDNLRAAQTIADSLGIKEVRAGLLPEDKVEAIRRLQKQYGIVAMVGDGINDAPALAQADVGIAMGGAGSDVALESADVVLMADRLEKLFDSLHLGRRARSVVRQNVAFALASVAVLLGANFAADLTLPLGVLGHEGSTLLVTLSGLRLLVGSRS, from the coding sequence ATGACGACACAGACGGCAATATCCTCTGGACGGCTGCTGCTCAACGCCGATGTACTGGCCGCCCTCGGCTGTGCGGCGCTGGTGCTGGGAGGCTGGCTGGCACTGCAGGCGGGGCTCATCGTCCCGGCGCTGGCGGTGCTCTTTGCCGCCTACCTCGTCGGCGGTCAGGGACCGGCCCGCGAGGGTCTGGAGACGCTCTTGCACGAGCGCGAACTCGACGTGGATCTGTTGATGATCGTGGCGGCCCTCGGAGCGGCGGGTCTGGGCCTCTGGCAGGGGGAGTACCACTTCATCCTGGACGGGGCAATCTTGATTTTGATCTTTGCGGTGAGCGGTGCCCTCGAAAGTTATGCGATGGAGCGCACGGGCCGCGACATCAAAAGTTTGATGCGCCTTGCCCCCGACCAGGCGACCGTTCAGCGCGGCGGTGAACTTGCCCGCGTTGCCGTAGCCGATCTGGCCATTGGCGATCGGGTGCTCATCCGGCCCGGTGAACTGGTGCCCACCGATGCCCGCATCGTCGAGGGCACCAGCGCCCTCAACCAGGCGGCGATCACCGGCGAGTCGCTGCCGGTCGATAAGGGGCCGGGCGAGGTGATCTACGCCGGTACCCTCAACGGCAACGGCACGCTCATCGCCCAGGTGGACCAGCCTCCCCAAAGCAGCCTGTTGCAGCGGGTGATTCGCCTGGTCGAGCAGGCCCAGAGCGAGGAGCCCCCCTCGCAGCGGTCGATCGAGCGCTTCGAGCGACTCTATGCGCGTGCTGTAATCGCCGTGGCGCTGGTGCTGGTGCTGGTGCCGCCCGTGGCGGGTTTGTGGGACTGGCAGACGGCTATCTACCGCGCCTTGATCTTTCTGGTGGTCGCCTCGCCCTGCGCGCTGATGGCGGCGACGATGCCCGCCTTGCTCTCAGCTATTGCCAACGGCGCAAGAAACGGCGTGCTCTTCAAGAACGCTGCCCAGGTGGAGACACTGGGCCGGGTGCGCGCCGTCGCCTTCGACAAGACCGGCACGCTCACCGTGGGTCAGCCCCAGGTAACGGGCATTTTTGCAGCAGCTGGCGAAACGGAGCAGACGGTGCTCCGGCTTGCCGCCGCGCTGGAGGCGGGCTCCGAGCACCCGATAGGTAAAGCGATCGTCGATTCGGCCACCGAGCGCGCCATCGCCTTCCCGCAGGCCAGTGCCGTCCAGGCGCGGACCGGCCTGGGCATTGCGGGGCAACTGCCGGATGGAACGGCGATCCGGGTAGGGCGTCTTGGATTTGTCTTACCGGATCGTCCGGTGGAAGAAGCGCTCAAAGCCTGGAGTGACGAGCGTGAAGCCCAGGGCCAGACGGTGATCTGGGTGGCTGCTGATGCACGTCTTACAGGAGCGGTAGCGGTGGCGGACCGGGTGCGGCCCGAGGCAAAAGGGGCGGTCGAGCAGTTGCGGCGGCTGGGGATCGAGCACATTGTCATGCTGAGCGGCGACAATCTGCGGGCTGCCCAGACGATCGCCGACAGCCTCGGTATCAAAGAAGTGCGCGCTGGTCTGCTGCCGGAGGACAAGGTCGAGGCAATCCGCCGGCTCCAGAAGCAGTACGGAATTGTAGCGATGGTGGGCGACGGCATCAACGACGCCCCAGCCCTCGCCCAGGCGGATGTTGGCATTGCGATGGGCGGGGCGGGCAGCGATGTTGCCCTCGAAAGCGCAGACGTGGTGCTGATGGCCGACCGCCTCGAAAAACTCTTTGACTCGCTGCACCTCGGGCGGCGAGCCAGAAGCGTCGTGCGCCAGAACGTTGCCTTTGCCCTGGCAAGCGTCGCAGTATTACTGGGGGCCAACTTTGCCGCCGATCTCACCCTGCCTCTGGGCGTTCTCGGTCACGAAGGTTCGACGCTGCTCGTCACCCTGAGCGGCCTCAGGCTGCTGGTTGGCTCCAGAAGTTAA
- a CDS encoding ArsR/SmtB family transcription factor, whose translation MAKALISDTCESVGLHPEGVGRAVARLEVFGDGQDLAELFAAFGDPTRLRILTALSEGDLCVCDLSAALGMTASAVSHQLRLLRSLRLVRSRREGRVVYYRLDDEHVLNLLAQGEAHVRHHSRGQS comes from the coding sequence ATGGCAAAAGCTTTGATCAGCGACACCTGCGAGAGCGTCGGTCTGCACCCGGAGGGGGTGGGCCGGGCGGTGGCGCGGCTGGAAGTGTTTGGCGATGGGCAGGATCTAGCAGAGTTGTTCGCTGCCTTCGGCGATCCGACCCGTCTACGCATTCTCACGGCTTTAAGCGAAGGCGATCTGTGCGTGTGCGATCTGAGCGCTGCGCTCGGGATGACGGCCTCAGCGGTCTCTCACCAGTTGCGGCTGCTGCGCTCGCTGCGGCTGGTGCGCTCGCGCCGGGAGGGGCGGGTCGTCTACTATCGCCTCGACGACGAGCATGTACTCAATTTACTCGCCCAGGGCGAGGCCCATGTCCGGCATCACAGTAGAGGGCAATCATGA
- a CDS encoding FitA-like ribbon-helix-helix domain-containing protein produces MASLIVRNLSDALKAKLKIRAAHNGRSMEEEVRVILSAVLSEDPPAGTNLAEQVHRRFANLGGFDLPEIAREPVQQPAWLDD; encoded by the coding sequence ATGGCAAGCCTGATCGTTCGCAACCTGAGTGACGCTTTGAAGGCAAAGTTAAAGATTCGAGCAGCGCACAATGGACGCTCGATGGAAGAGGAGGTACGGGTGATCCTGTCTGCAGTTTTGAGCGAGGATCCACCTGCTGGCACCAATCTGGCTGAGCAGGTCCACCGGCGCTTTGCTAATCTGGGGGGATTTGACCTGCCCGAGATAGCGCGAGAACCAGTACAGCAACCTGCCTGGCTCGATGATTGA
- a CDS encoding type II toxin-antitoxin system VapC family toxin: protein MIILDTNVLSELMRSTPHPAVMAWVAQQNPQELFTTSIAEAEISYGVALLEAGQRRTQLESAVRQMFEQDFYRRILPFDSPAAVLYGPLVAQRRKLGKPIAQADAQIAAIVRAQAATLATRNIRDFTDCQLSLISPWQGS from the coding sequence GTGATTATTCTCGATACGAATGTTTTATCTGAACTGATGCGGTCTACTCCCCATCCAGCCGTTATGGCATGGGTAGCTCAGCAAAATCCGCAAGAATTATTTACAACCAGCATTGCCGAGGCTGAGATCTCCTATGGTGTTGCGCTTTTGGAAGCAGGACAGCGACGAACACAACTGGAGAGCGCTGTTCGTCAGATGTTCGAGCAGGATTTTTACCGGCGCATTCTCCCCTTCGATAGCCCTGCTGCTGTGCTGTATGGTCCTCTTGTAGCTCAGCGCCGGAAGCTCGGAAAACCGATTGCTCAGGCGGATGCGCAAATTGCAGCAATTGTCCGAGCGCAGGCAGCGACCCTGGCTACCCGCAATATCCGTGATTTTACAGATTGCCAGCTCTCCCTCATCAGCCCCTGGCAGGGTAGCTGA
- a CDS encoding type II toxin-antitoxin system RelE/ParE family toxin produces MSRYLLNALAIQDLEEISDQFAKTSIEAGERFFQEFQRKCRLLVSFANSGKSYNFIRPGLRGLPVDGYIIFYRLLEDGVEILRVLSGRRDLPALFQKPE; encoded by the coding sequence ATGAGTCGTTATCTGCTCAACGCGCTTGCTATCCAGGATCTCGAAGAAATCAGCGACCAGTTTGCCAAAACAAGTATTGAAGCAGGCGAACGGTTTTTCCAGGAGTTTCAACGCAAGTGTCGGTTACTCGTCTCTTTTGCAAATAGCGGAAAAAGCTATAATTTTATTCGTCCCGGTCTCCGAGGCTTGCCAGTGGATGGATACATTATTTTCTACAGACTCTTAGAAGACGGGGTTGAGATTCTGCGCGTTCTGAGTGGCCGACGCGATCTACCAGCGCTGTTTCAAAAGCCTGAATAG
- a CDS encoding ribbon-helix-helix domain-containing protein, with amino-acid sequence MATTVSIHLTPEQEVFVRTKLQLGKYQSAEEVLEVALGLLDAHDRAESEWVEQVREKIDAAICTSDSVPAVDGESVIHDILHRLQQRHQIQG; translated from the coding sequence TTGGCTACTACCGTGAGCATCCATCTAACTCCTGAGCAGGAAGTTTTTGTTCGCACAAAGCTGCAGTTAGGAAAGTATCAATCTGCAGAGGAAGTACTCGAAGTTGCCCTGGGTCTGCTCGATGCTCATGACAGGGCAGAGTCCGAGTGGGTTGAGCAAGTGCGTGAGAAAATTGATGCGGCGATCTGTACCTCTGATAGCGTTCCCGCAGTAGACGGCGAGTCAGTTATTCACGATATCTTACATAGACTGCAACAGCGACACCAGATCCAGGGATGA
- the hpnA gene encoding hopanoid-associated sugar epimerase codes for MDELAFVTGGNGFIGANLVRLLLRQGWRVRALVRDRTKARNLAGLDVDLVEGDLLTDDLAARMAGCRAVFHVAAHYSLFQADKEVLWRSNVLGTRSVLAAARRAQVERVVYTSSVAAIGVGGPLTDETYQSPPEKLIGAYKQSKYWAEQEAKRAVQSGQDVVIVNPAAPIGPWDSKPTPTGEIILRFLRRQMPFYLETGLNFIHVGDVAAGHLAAFERGRTGERYILGHRNLSLKQLFDELERITGIAAPQFTVPEWLPLGVAWFDEQLLAPLTGRPPAVAIDAVRMAAQTMYYDATKAVRELDLPQTPVRLALEDAVDWFLKNGYAGAAGG; via the coding sequence ATGGATGAGTTGGCGTTCGTCACCGGCGGCAACGGGTTTATCGGTGCTAACCTGGTGCGCTTGTTGCTCAGACAAGGCTGGCGGGTGCGGGCTCTGGTGCGGGATCGGACGAAGGCGCGCAACCTGGCAGGACTCGATGTCGATCTCGTCGAAGGCGACCTGCTCACAGACGACCTGGCAGCTCGGATGGCGGGATGCCGGGCCGTCTTCCACGTCGCGGCCCACTACAGTCTTTTTCAGGCCGACAAAGAAGTGCTCTGGCGCTCGAACGTGCTCGGAACCCGCAGCGTGCTGGCGGCGGCGCGGCGGGCGCAAGTGGAGCGGGTAGTCTATACTTCTTCGGTGGCGGCCATCGGCGTGGGTGGTCCGCTCACCGACGAGACCTACCAGAGTCCGCCCGAAAAGCTCATCGGCGCTTACAAGCAGTCGAAGTACTGGGCAGAGCAGGAGGCAAAGCGCGCTGTCCAGAGCGGACAGGACGTGGTGATCGTCAATCCGGCGGCTCCTATCGGCCCCTGGGACAGCAAGCCGACGCCCACGGGGGAGATTATCCTGCGCTTCTTGCGCCGCCAGATGCCCTTTTATCTGGAGACGGGCCTCAATTTCATTCACGTGGGCGATGTGGCCGCCGGGCACCTGGCGGCCTTCGAGCGGGGCCGCACCGGCGAGCGCTACATCCTCGGGCATCGCAACCTCTCGCTCAAGCAGCTCTTTGACGAACTGGAACGGATCACAGGTATTGCCGCCCCCCAGTTCACCGTGCCTGAGTGGTTGCCCCTCGGAGTGGCCTGGTTCGATGAGCAGCTGCTGGCACCGCTCACCGGTCGCCCGCCCGCTGTGGCCATCGACGCGGTGCGCATGGCCGCCCAGACGATGTACTACGACGCCACAAAAGCAGTGCGCGAACTGGACCTGCCCCAGACGCCGGTACGGTTGGCCCTCGAAGATGCCGTAGACTGGTTTTTGAAGAACGGATACGCCGGTGCCGCCGGGGGGTAG
- the hpnH gene encoding adenosyl-hopene transferase HpnH, translating into MAVSLKQVVEIGKYLIEQRLSGRKRFALALMLEPLFRCNLACPGCGKIQHPSEILRRHLTPEECFRAVEECGAPVVTIPGGEPLLHPQIDQIVEGMVDRGKFVYLCTNAILLEKSLDKFRPSDYLSFSVHLDGLAHEHDRAVDREGVFEIAVRAIKAAKARGFRVTTNTTIFNDTDPAQVQKFFDFLTSLGVDGMMVSPAYGYEWAPDQEHFLQREQTRALFRAILAPYRAGENQWNFNHNPLFLDFLEGLEDYDCTPWGMPSYSVLGWQKPCYLLNEGHYASWQELLDNTRWEDYGPKSGHPQCRDCMMHCGYEPTAALDALELHRLPRMAANLLTGR; encoded by the coding sequence ATGGCAGTCAGTCTCAAGCAGGTCGTCGAGATCGGCAAATATCTGATCGAGCAGCGCCTCTCAGGCCGCAAGCGCTTTGCTTTGGCCCTGATGCTCGAACCGCTGTTTCGCTGCAATCTCGCCTGTCCTGGCTGCGGCAAGATCCAGCACCCGAGCGAGATTTTGCGCAGGCACCTCACCCCCGAAGAATGCTTCCGGGCCGTCGAAGAGTGCGGCGCGCCAGTGGTGACGATTCCCGGCGGTGAACCGCTCCTCCATCCCCAGATCGACCAGATCGTCGAGGGCATGGTGGACCGGGGCAAGTTCGTCTACCTGTGTACCAACGCCATCTTGCTAGAAAAAAGCCTCGACAAGTTTCGCCCTTCGGATTATCTCAGCTTCAGCGTCCACCTCGACGGGCTTGCCCACGAGCACGACCGGGCCGTCGATCGAGAAGGTGTCTTCGAGATCGCCGTGCGGGCGATCAAGGCCGCCAAGGCGCGGGGCTTTCGAGTGACGACCAACACGACTATCTTCAACGACACCGATCCGGCCCAGGTGCAAAAGTTCTTCGACTTTCTGACGAGCCTGGGCGTAGATGGGATGATGGTCTCGCCCGCCTACGGCTACGAGTGGGCACCGGATCAGGAGCACTTTTTGCAGCGCGAGCAGACCCGTGCCCTGTTTCGCGCCATTCTTGCTCCTTACCGGGCCGGTGAGAACCAGTGGAACTTTAATCACAACCCCCTGTTTCTCGATTTTCTCGAAGGACTCGAAGACTACGACTGCACGCCCTGGGGGATGCCCAGCTACAGTGTGCTCGGCTGGCAAAAGCCCTGCTACCTGCTCAACGAGGGCCACTACGCAAGCTGGCAGGAGCTGCTCGATAACACCCGCTGGGAAGATTATGGGCCCAAAAGCGGGCATCCCCAGTGCCGCGACTGCATGATGCACTGCGGCTACGAACCGACCGCCGCCCTCGACGCCCTCGAACTGCACCGGTTGCCGCGCATGGCGGCCAACCTGCTCACGGGCCGTTGA
- a CDS encoding threo-3-hydroxy-L-aspartate ammonia-lyase, translated as MTTPGTLPVDYGDIEAAAHRLAGVAHRTPVLTSRTVDALSGAQVYFKCENFQRTGSFKFRGAYNALSQLTDEQRQRGVIAYSSGNHAQAVALAGQLLAIPTLIVMPEDAPRIKRWATEGYGAEVILYDRRRTTREAVAEKLIAERGTTLIPPFDHPQVVAGQGTAARELFSQAAPLDVLVVCCGGGGLLSGSAIAAHALAPTCRVIGAEPAQADDAARSFRTGVLHTVHNPDTIADGARTPSLGQITFALVRHYVHDIVTVEEAAIVRAMFFLWERLKIVVEPTGALATAALLEGKVARKGERVGVIVSGGNVDVGAMAGYADKSFLEGEPRG; from the coding sequence GTGACAACGCCCGGTACTCTGCCTGTCGATTACGGCGACATCGAGGCTGCCGCCCACCGGCTCGCTGGTGTCGCCCACCGGACACCGGTCCTCACTTCCCGCACCGTCGATGCGCTCAGCGGTGCCCAGGTCTACTTCAAGTGCGAGAACTTTCAGCGCACCGGCTCCTTCAAGTTTCGCGGTGCCTACAACGCCCTCTCCCAACTCACCGATGAGCAGAGACAGCGGGGCGTGATTGCCTACTCCTCCGGCAATCACGCCCAGGCCGTCGCCCTCGCCGGTCAACTGCTCGCCATTCCGACGCTCATCGTCATGCCCGAGGATGCTCCCCGGATCAAGCGCTGGGCCACCGAGGGCTACGGGGCCGAGGTGATCCTCTACGACCGCCGCCGCACTACCCGCGAGGCGGTTGCCGAAAAGCTCATCGCCGAACGGGGCACGACCTTGATCCCGCCCTTCGATCACCCGCAGGTCGTTGCCGGTCAGGGCACGGCGGCGCGGGAACTGTTTTCTCAGGCTGCTCCCCTCGATGTGCTCGTCGTCTGCTGCGGCGGCGGCGGTCTGCTCTCCGGCTCAGCCATCGCCGCCCACGCCCTCGCCCCTACCTGCCGGGTGATCGGGGCCGAACCTGCCCAGGCAGACGATGCAGCCCGCTCGTTTCGCACCGGCGTTCTGCACACCGTCCACAACCCCGACACGATCGCCGACGGGGCGCGCACCCCGTCGCTAGGCCAGATCACTTTTGCTCTGGTCCGCCACTACGTCCACGACATCGTTACCGTCGAAGAAGCAGCGATTGTCCGGGCCATGTTTTTTCTGTGGGAGCGACTCAAGATCGTCGTCGAACCCACCGGAGCCCTCGCCACTGCCGCTCTGCTCGAAGGAAAAGTTGCCCGCAAGGGCGAGCGCGTCGGAGTGATCGTCAGTGGCGGCAACGTCGATGTGGGGGCGATGGCAGGTTACGCTGATAAGAGCTTTTTAGAAGGCGAGCCCAGAGGATGA
- the rnhA gene encoding ribonuclease HI: MIRIVTDGACLGNPGPGGWAALILQDDQIEEYSGFEAQTTNNRMEMQAVIEGLRRVGATVPVTVISDSQYVIKGMSEWLPGWKRRQWRTAAGKPVENRDLWEALEKVAAGRVQWQHVYGHRGHAENERANDLAQAAAARRPVPPAVEPAAFATSAPRSDGITYLSLIDGQIERFSSWPACQARVQGVAKARYKKCRSPEEERTVLAEWGMASYPPEALKS, translated from the coding sequence ATGATCCGGATCGTTACCGATGGCGCGTGCCTGGGCAATCCCGGCCCCGGCGGTTGGGCGGCGTTGATCTTGCAGGACGATCAAATCGAAGAATACAGCGGCTTCGAGGCCCAGACCACCAACAACCGCATGGAGATGCAGGCCGTGATCGAGGGGCTGCGCCGCGTGGGCGCTACTGTCCCGGTGACGGTAATCTCCGATAGCCAGTACGTCATCAAAGGCATGAGCGAATGGCTGCCCGGCTGGAAACGCCGCCAGTGGCGCACCGCCGCCGGTAAGCCCGTCGAGAACCGCGACCTCTGGGAAGCACTCGAAAAAGTGGCGGCGGGCCGGGTGCAGTGGCAACACGTCTACGGCCATCGCGGCCATGCTGAGAACGAGCGGGCAAACGATCTGGCCCAGGCTGCCGCTGCCCGCAGACCGGTGCCGCCCGCTGTCGAACCTGCTGCTTTTGCAACCAGCGCTCCCCGCTCAGACGGTATTACCTATCTCAGCTTGATCGATGGCCAGATCGAGCGCTTCAGCAGTTGGCCCGCCTGCCAGGCCAGGGTGCAGGGCGTCGCAAAGGCGCGCTATAAAAAGTGCCGCAGCCCGGAGGAAGAGCGCACCGTCCTCGCCGAGTGGGGGATGGCCAGTTACCCACCCGAAGCGCTAAAGTCGTAG
- a CDS encoding PhoH family protein, whose protein sequence is MSDNLTIHLPDISSTLNLAGPAEENLRELEARTGAQLVLRGQDLLIAGTDEQVQMSQQIIQNLENLWQRGRRIANVDLSSAYQAVSTGQTEELRRLQRTVIAVNRRGESLYTRTLGQWRYIQAIQKHDLTFGIGPAGTGKTYLAAVQAVLALQEKRVERIILTRPAVEAGERLGYLPGDLQAKVSPYLRPLYDALYEFVESERLMQLMDRGTVEVAPLAYMRGRTLANAFVILDEAQNTTGEQMKMMLTRLGNASKMVVTGDITQTDLPAGTRSGLQLARRILSGVRGIAFCEFNREDVVRHPLVQRIIEAYEHYEAVQKPD, encoded by the coding sequence ATGTCCGACAACCTGACCATTCACCTGCCCGACATTTCCAGCACCCTCAACCTGGCTGGACCCGCCGAAGAGAACTTGCGGGAGCTGGAGGCGCGGACGGGAGCGCAACTGGTGTTGCGCGGTCAGGATCTACTGATTGCCGGGACCGACGAGCAGGTGCAGATGTCGCAGCAGATTATTCAAAATCTCGAGAATCTCTGGCAGCGGGGGCGACGGATCGCCAACGTCGATCTTTCGAGCGCCTACCAGGCGGTGAGCACCGGCCAGACCGAGGAGTTGCGGCGGCTGCAGCGCACGGTGATTGCCGTCAACCGGCGGGGCGAATCGCTCTACACCCGCACCCTGGGCCAGTGGCGCTACATCCAGGCGATTCAAAAGCACGACCTCACCTTCGGCATCGGCCCAGCCGGTACGGGCAAGACCTACCTGGCGGCGGTCCAGGCGGTCCTTGCCCTGCAAGAAAAGCGGGTCGAGCGGATCATCCTGACGCGCCCGGCGGTAGAAGCGGGCGAGCGGCTCGGCTACTTGCCGGGCGATCTGCAGGCAAAGGTAAGCCCGTACCTGCGGCCCCTCTACGACGCCCTTTACGAGTTTGTCGAGTCGGAGCGGCTGATGCAGCTGATGGACCGGGGCACGGTCGAAGTTGCACCCCTCGCCTACATGCGGGGCCGCACCCTCGCCAACGCCTTTGTCATCCTCGACGAGGCCCAAAACACGACCGGCGAGCAGATGAAGATGATGCTCACCCGCCTGGGCAACGCCTCGAAGATGGTCGTCACCGGCGACATTACCCAGACCGACCTGCCTGCTGGAACGCGCTCGGGCCTGCAACTCGCTCGCCGCATTCTCTCCGGTGTGCGCGGCATTGCCTTTTGCGAATTTAATCGCGAGGACGTGGTGCGCCACCCCCTCGTCCAGCGCATCATCGAAGCTTACGAGCACTACGAGGCGGTCCAGAAGCCGGATTAG
- a CDS encoding IS110 family transposase, whose amino-acid sequence MQRDGSQNDYQLFVGIDVAALTVTAAWLLTHAKPTAAITLPQTPEGHCQLAERLLAVCPTAAEVLVVIEATGSYWMRLATFLALKGFAVSVVNPAQSHYFARALLKRSKSDALDAQTLAQLAAALQPGLWQPPPEIYYQLQQRLQHRDALLQQRQQLHNQLHALRQFPLVVAAVQASLEQLSHTFDEQIAQMEAQLEALLAQDSLWHQAATKLRTIKGIGSVTAGWVLVSTLNFGCCATVEAAVAYAGLAPRSHRSGTSLHRPERIGHAGNARLRTALYMASLSAIRCNQQIKSFYQRLRAAGKPAKVALCAAARKLLHIAWAVVKTDTPFDAEHGRLVCLQ is encoded by the coding sequence ATGCAGCGAGACGGTTCACAAAACGACTATCAGCTATTTGTCGGTATTGATGTGGCGGCACTCACTGTCACTGCCGCCTGGCTGCTCACCCACGCAAAGCCTACCGCTGCCATCACACTGCCCCAAACCCCCGAAGGACACTGCCAATTGGCCGAACGCTTACTCGCCGTCTGTCCCACCGCCGCTGAGGTGTTAGTGGTCATCGAAGCCACAGGCTCCTACTGGATGCGACTGGCCACATTTCTGGCGCTCAAAGGTTTTGCCGTCAGTGTGGTCAACCCCGCTCAGTCTCATTACTTTGCCAGGGCACTGCTCAAGCGTTCCAAAAGCGATGCGCTTGATGCCCAGACGCTTGCCCAACTCGCTGCCGCCCTGCAACCTGGTCTTTGGCAGCCGCCGCCTGAGATTTATTACCAACTCCAACAGCGCCTGCAGCATCGCGATGCCTTGCTGCAGCAACGCCAACAACTGCACAACCAGTTGCACGCTCTGCGGCAATTTCCGTTGGTGGTGGCGGCGGTACAAGCGAGTCTGGAGCAGTTGAGCCACACCTTCGATGAGCAGATTGCGCAGATGGAAGCTCAGCTAGAAGCGCTGCTCGCCCAAGACTCGCTTTGGCATCAAGCTGCAACCAAGCTGCGCACTATCAAAGGCATTGGGTCTGTCACCGCTGGGTGGGTGTTGGTGAGTACCCTCAACTTCGGCTGCTGTGCAACGGTGGAAGCGGCGGTGGCCTACGCGGGTCTCGCTCCCCGCTCCCATCGTAGCGGCACCAGCCTTCATAGACCAGAGCGCATCGGCCATGCAGGCAATGCCCGCTTACGCACGGCGCTGTATATGGCGAGCTTGAGTGCGATCCGCTGCAATCAGCAGATTAAAAGCTTTTACCAGCGGCTACGAGCAGCCGGTAAACCGGCAAAGGTAGCGCTTTGCGCTGCGGCTCGCAAACTCTTACACATTGCCTGGGCGGTTGTGAAAACAGACACGCCTTTCGATGCAGAGCACGGCAGGTTGGTTTGCTTGCAGTAG
- a CDS encoding MarC family protein: protein MWDVLGSAAGTFLALFPVTDPLGAVPIFYGLTSAASAAHRQRQARLTTLHVIWLLALFLVAGRLLLEFFGISFAVLQIAGGLLVAHTGWQMVSAHEDEEVVAQQSAGADIAFAPMAMPLVSGPGAIGVVIGLSGKATGWTDYLGSLIGIGLVGGVLYLSLLLGEPVLRWLGRTGTRAFNQILGFLIVAIALQLMANGVVELLK, encoded by the coding sequence ATGTGGGACGTGCTGGGCTCTGCCGCCGGGACTTTCCTGGCGCTGTTTCCGGTCACTGACCCGCTCGGTGCGGTGCCGATTTTTTATGGTTTGACAAGCGCGGCTTCGGCGGCGCACCGCCAGCGTCAGGCGCGCCTGACGACGCTGCACGTGATCTGGCTGCTGGCGCTTTTTTTGGTGGCGGGCAGGCTGCTGTTGGAATTTTTCGGCATTTCCTTTGCCGTGCTGCAGATCGCGGGCGGTTTACTGGTTGCCCACACCGGCTGGCAGATGGTGAGCGCTCACGAGGATGAGGAAGTCGTTGCCCAGCAGAGTGCCGGCGCTGACATTGCCTTCGCACCGATGGCGATGCCGCTGGTGAGTGGCCCAGGAGCAATTGGGGTAGTGATCGGGCTGTCGGGCAAAGCGACCGGCTGGACGGACTACCTTGGTTCGCTTATCGGTATTGGCCTGGTGGGCGGTGTGCTCTACCTCAGCTTGCTTTTGGGTGAACCAGTTCTCCGGTGGCTGGGCCGGACCGGTACCCGCGCCTTCAACCAGATCCTCGGCTTTTTGATCGTTGCCATCGCCCTGCAGCTGATGGCCAACGGCGTCGTCGAACTGCTTAAGTAG